A window of Pectinophora gossypiella chromosome 12, ilPecGoss1.1, whole genome shotgun sequence contains these coding sequences:
- the LOC126371293 gene encoding lipase member I-like isoform X1, with translation MHTYYNIILLLFAVCSLTLAQNYSRGSDLSFVESVYVKLSGACRAMVDLSGTSGDQNELISTLKIVQLAGNTINSYPINESFVALTQPSVFDITKQTKVIIHGFRDSSQSAVPLELAQAYNDKQMFNVLMLDAEEMLGKRYISSVRNARLVGKRLANLLANLENFGANAEDFHLLGISLGAHVAGWAGKYFKQYKAKHLGRISGLDPAGPCFSHAYSEQRLDKTDANYVDVIHSNRLVQGVIEPLGHSDYYLNGGGPTQPGCFMPSCSHLRAAQVYTESVKTPKSFVGVRCKSWKHFQANACEKDFSVLGYGSSTTTRGLYYLRTGGSAPYGLGMDGTKATRTTNDYWFRTLNLT, from the exons ATGCACACctactataatattatactcCTTCTGTTCGCGGTATGTAGCCTTACACTCGCGCAAAACTACAGCCGCGGCTCTGACCTCTCCTTCGTAGAATCGGTCTACGTCAAACTTTCTGGAGCAT GTAGAGCTATGGTTGATCTCAGCGGCACGTCAGGAGAccaaaatgaattaataagcACACTGAAGATAGTCCAACTTGCCGGCAACACCATCAATTCTTACCCGATTAATGAATCATTTGTCGCTCTCACGCAACCTTCAGTATTCGACATAACGAAGCAAACCAAAGTGATTATCCACGGATTCAGAGACAGTTCACAATCTGCTGTTCCCTTGGAATTAGCACAAGCCTACAACGATAAGCAGATGTTCAATGTATTGATGCTCGATGCAGAGGAAATGCTCGGCAAGCGTTACATATCTTCCGTCCGCAACGCTCGCCTGGTCGGCAAAAGACTCGCGAATCTTCTTGCTAATTTAGAAAATTTCGGAGCCAACGCAGAAGACTTCCACCTACTGGGCATTAGTCTTGGAGCCCACGTCGCGGGGTGGGCTGGCAAGTATTTTAAACAATACAAAGCTAAACATCTGGGGCGTATCAGCGGCCTGGATCCGGCGGGCCCTTGCTTCTCTCACGCGTACAGTGAACAAAGGTTGGATAAAACAGACGCAAATTACGTGGACGTGATACACTCGAATAGACTGGTGCAAGGGGTCATCGAGCCACTTGGTCACTCGGATTACTACCTGAACGGAGGAGGGCCGACGCAGCCGGGTTGTTTTATGCCGTCGTGCAGTCATTTACGCGCAGCACAAGTGTATACGGAAAGTGTAAAAACTCCAAAATCGTTTGTAGGAGTGAGGTGTAAATCCTGGAAGCATTTTCAGGCTAACGCGTGTGAAAAGGATTTCTCTGTGTTAGGTTACGGGTCATCGACCACTACTCGTGGCCTTTACTACCTGCGTACCGGAGGGAGCGCGCCCTATGGGCTCGGGATGGATGGCACGAAAGCTACCCGGACAACAAACGATTATTGGTTCCGAACTTTAAACTTAACTTAA
- the LOC126371293 gene encoding lipase member I-like isoform X2 gives MVDLSGTSGDQNELISTLKIVQLAGNTINSYPINESFVALTQPSVFDITKQTKVIIHGFRDSSQSAVPLELAQAYNDKQMFNVLMLDAEEMLGKRYISSVRNARLVGKRLANLLANLENFGANAEDFHLLGISLGAHVAGWAGKYFKQYKAKHLGRISGLDPAGPCFSHAYSEQRLDKTDANYVDVIHSNRLVQGVIEPLGHSDYYLNGGGPTQPGCFMPSCSHLRAAQVYTESVKTPKSFVGVRCKSWKHFQANACEKDFSVLGYGSSTTTRGLYYLRTGGSAPYGLGMDGTKATRTTNDYWFRTLNLT, from the coding sequence ATGGTTGATCTCAGCGGCACGTCAGGAGAccaaaatgaattaataagcACACTGAAGATAGTCCAACTTGCCGGCAACACCATCAATTCTTACCCGATTAATGAATCATTTGTCGCTCTCACGCAACCTTCAGTATTCGACATAACGAAGCAAACCAAAGTGATTATCCACGGATTCAGAGACAGTTCACAATCTGCTGTTCCCTTGGAATTAGCACAAGCCTACAACGATAAGCAGATGTTCAATGTATTGATGCTCGATGCAGAGGAAATGCTCGGCAAGCGTTACATATCTTCCGTCCGCAACGCTCGCCTGGTCGGCAAAAGACTCGCGAATCTTCTTGCTAATTTAGAAAATTTCGGAGCCAACGCAGAAGACTTCCACCTACTGGGCATTAGTCTTGGAGCCCACGTCGCGGGGTGGGCTGGCAAGTATTTTAAACAATACAAAGCTAAACATCTGGGGCGTATCAGCGGCCTGGATCCGGCGGGCCCTTGCTTCTCTCACGCGTACAGTGAACAAAGGTTGGATAAAACAGACGCAAATTACGTGGACGTGATACACTCGAATAGACTGGTGCAAGGGGTCATCGAGCCACTTGGTCACTCGGATTACTACCTGAACGGAGGAGGGCCGACGCAGCCGGGTTGTTTTATGCCGTCGTGCAGTCATTTACGCGCAGCACAAGTGTATACGGAAAGTGTAAAAACTCCAAAATCGTTTGTAGGAGTGAGGTGTAAATCCTGGAAGCATTTTCAGGCTAACGCGTGTGAAAAGGATTTCTCTGTGTTAGGTTACGGGTCATCGACCACTACTCGTGGCCTTTACTACCTGCGTACCGGAGGGAGCGCGCCCTATGGGCTCGGGATGGATGGCACGAAAGCTACCCGGACAACAAACGATTATTGGTTCCGAACTTTAAACTTAACTTAA